CGGCTCCGGCCGCCCGACCAGCACCCAGGAACAGGCCTGGCTGGTGCTGGCGGCGTCCGAACTGGCCAAGGAGGCGGGCAAGGACGCGGGCAAGGAGGCGCCCTCGCTCACGCTCGACGGCGCGCCGGTCCAGGGCGCGCTCTACCGCACGTTTCCCGGCACCGCCCTGGCGGCGCGGCCCGTGACGGTGACCAACCGCGGCAGCGCCCCGGTGCAGCTCGCCCTCGGCATCTCCGGCAACCCGGCGGTGCCGGAGCCGGCGGAGGCGAAGGGCTACGCGATCGAGCGCAGCTACCACCGCCTCGACGGCAGCCCGGCCGACCTCGCGGCCCTGCGCCAGAACGACCGCCTGGTGGTGGTGCTGAAGGTGACGGAGGCCAAGGCCAGCGCCGGGCGCCTGCTCCTCGTCGACCGCCTGCCGGCCGGCCTCGAGATCGACAACCCCAAGCTCCTCGACGCCGACGCGACCGCCGGCCTCGCCTGGGCGAAATCCGACGTGACGCCGACCCATACCGAGTTCCGCGACGACCGCTTCGTGGCGGCCTACGACCGGAGCCCGAGCCAGTCGGCCTTCTTCAGCGTCGCCTACACGGTGCGGGCGGTGACGCCGGGCCGCTACGTCCACCCGGCGGCGACGATCGAGGACATGTACCGGCCCGAGCGCTACGGGCGCACCGCCTTCGGGACCCTGGAGGTGGGCGCGGCACGGTAGGGAGCGGCGCGCTCGGCCCGGTTCAGGCCCGGCGGAGCGGCAGGGCGCGGCCGTAGGCGAGGACCCGCCACAGCCACTCCAGCGGGCCGTGGCGGAACCGCCGGAGCCAGAGGCGGCTCCCGACGACCTGGACGGCGTAGAGGGCGAGCACGATCCCGAGGCCGGCGGTGAGGCCGAGCCTGCCGAAGAGGCCGAGCCCGTAGCCGTAGAAGACGACGCCGAGCACCAGCGACTGCACGATGTAGTTGGTGAAGGCCATGCGCCCGACCGGCTCCGCCCAGGCAAGCCCGCGCCGGCCCGTCCTCGTCGTCCCGGCGGCGAGGATCGCGGCGGCGTAGCCGAGGGCGAGGAGGATCGTCCCGACGGACGCACCCACGGCCTCGAACCGGCCGAGGGACGGCCAGCCGGAATAGGAGCGCGCCGCGGTCGCCAGCGTCAGGACCACGCCGGTGCCGGCCGCGAGGGCCGCGAACCCCCACAGGCCCGCGGCGAACCGGGCCGCCCGGCGGACGAGGCCGGCCCGCCAGGCGAGCGCCCCGAGCAGGAACAGCCCCAGCGTGCGCGGCAGGACGAAGGCGTGCAGGGGCAGGAAGCCGGCGATCTCCCGGATCCGGAAGTCCAGGATCTCGAAAAATCCGCCGGTCGCGTAGACCCGGTCCGCGTCCGCGACCTGCCGGACCAGCCAGGCGCGGTCGGGAAAGGCCACGATGGGCGGCAAGAGAGGTGGCAAGAGAGATTGCAGGGCGAAGACGGCGAGGCACGCCGCGCACGCGGCCCCCATCAGCCAGGTCGGCCCGAACAGGAGCGGCAGGACGGCCAGCCCCGCGACCGCGTACGCGGTGAGGATGTCGCCGTTCCAGATCAGGACGAGGTGGACGAGCCCGAACCCGAGCAGGACGAGGAGGCGACGCAGGAGGAGGACGGTCCGGCGCGGCCGGCCCGCCCCTCGCTCGACCTGGATCGCCAGCCCGACGCCGAAGAGCAGGGGGAACAGCGCGAAGGCCTTCATGTCGACGAAGGTCAGGAGGACGGCGTCGATCCAGCGATCGAGGCCGGCCTCCGGCGGACCGGGCAGGAACTGCCGGAAGATCGAGACGCGGAACTCGCCCTCCAGGTTGATCGCGAGAACGCCCAGGAGCGCGAGGCCGCGCAGGGCGTCGAGGGCGGGCAGGCGCTCCGAGAGGTCGGCCGGGCGGGCGGGGTCGGCAGCGCCTCGACCGTCCACGATGCCAGGATCATCGATGCCAGGAT
The sequence above is drawn from the Methylobacterium terrae genome and encodes:
- a CDS encoding DUF418 domain-containing protein, whose amino-acid sequence is MDGRGAADPARPADLSERLPALDALRGLALLGVLAINLEGEFRVSIFRQFLPGPPEAGLDRWIDAVLLTFVDMKAFALFPLLFGVGLAIQVERGAGRPRRTVLLLRRLLVLLGFGLVHLVLIWNGDILTAYAVAGLAVLPLLFGPTWLMGAACAACLAVFALQSLLPPLLPPIVAFPDRAWLVRQVADADRVYATGGFFEILDFRIREIAGFLPLHAFVLPRTLGLFLLGALAWRAGLVRRAARFAAGLWGFAALAAGTGVVLTLATAARSYSGWPSLGRFEAVGASVGTILLALGYAAAILAAGTTRTGRRGLAWAEPVGRMAFTNYIVQSLVLGVVFYGYGLGLFGRLGLTAGLGIVLALYAVQVVGSRLWLRRFRHGPLEWLWRVLAYGRALPLRRA